A genomic region of Kribbella sp. NBC_00382 contains the following coding sequences:
- a CDS encoding DUF1707 SHOCT-like domain-containing protein yields MDNLPERQNPHAHLRASDTDRDQVVDVLRDALMTGRLTQEEHSERLEQTLQARTLGELEPITQDLAVPGQPFQPVAASQHSNSPVPIEEPANPADSFESLVGIFGGGERKGRWRVRRRTNAICVFGGYDLDMTDAVFEGREVTIWAFAMFGGIDITVPDSVEVRNEGVGIFGGFGARGGESPDPNAPVVVVKGLALFGGVGGQTSSKRHRRRFRDQGGHGHGHLH; encoded by the coding sequence ATGGACAATCTGCCCGAGCGCCAGAATCCGCATGCTCATCTGCGGGCCTCCGATACCGATCGGGATCAGGTCGTGGATGTTCTGCGCGATGCGCTGATGACCGGGCGGCTGACGCAGGAGGAGCACTCCGAGCGGCTGGAGCAGACGTTGCAGGCCAGGACGTTGGGTGAGCTCGAGCCGATCACGCAGGACCTCGCGGTACCGGGTCAGCCGTTCCAGCCGGTGGCTGCCTCGCAGCACTCGAACAGTCCGGTGCCGATCGAGGAGCCGGCCAACCCGGCGGACAGTTTCGAGTCGCTGGTCGGCATCTTCGGGGGCGGTGAGCGGAAGGGTCGCTGGCGGGTGCGGCGGCGGACCAACGCGATCTGCGTCTTCGGCGGGTACGACCTGGACATGACGGATGCCGTCTTCGAGGGCCGCGAGGTGACGATCTGGGCGTTCGCGATGTTCGGCGGGATCGACATCACCGTGCCGGACAGCGTCGAGGTCCGCAACGAAGGTGTCGGCATCTTCGGCGGCTTCGGCGCCCGGGGCGGCGAGTCACCCGACCCGAACGCACCCGTCGTTGTGGTCAAGGGCCTCGCGCTGTTCGGCGGCGTGGGCGGCCAGACCAGCTCCAAGCGCCACAGGAGGCGCTTCCGCGACCAAGGCGGCCATGGCCACGGCCACCTGCACTAG